The Conexivisphaera calida genome includes a region encoding these proteins:
- a CDS encoding HAD-IC family P-type ATPase, with the protein MGDERARWATMGNHVRLSWGHVLVESIRRLSPGYLISANPIMFTVELGALLLVALLAVPGAVPPRMEFFYASIAAILVVTVWFSTFSESFSELQAKARVDSLRALEKEIIAHRVTDVGTEDVRSSVLRPGDRVKLSPGDFVPRDGFVVEGAAFVDESMLTGESEPAFKSKDDHVLGGTKVISGSLIVEISAEAGKGFVDRMMDMVSSARRPRTQSEISLSILLGVLSMIFIIIVGSLYFTLYFMGYRPDVAMSVSLLVALMPTTIGGLLPAIGIAGVSRLAKDGIVAKSGRAIEASGDTDVVILDKTGTVTEGNRSAVEFVPFNGYTEADVGVASFMASMNDSTKEGRSIVELAESKGYVPPSPLMDEVLVSRRIEFSAETRYSGIEFIWSRKPYGPRDFQRFSGPGERVVNRLLEMRVRGEGARVIKGSVDVILGMARPGNPGDVERAVREVSSRGETPLLVAVNDEVIGMVVLKDRVKPGIRERLRELSDMGLKIVMITGDNPLTARAIAEDAGIRSVIARARPEDKLKAVEEEQSLGHIVGVVGDGTNDAPALAKADVGLAMNSGTAAAKDAANMIDLESDPSRIIKVIQLGKQLLTTRGSITTFSIANDVAKYFTILPMMLLAVDPRAAALNVLHLYNPETAVLATMIFNAIIIPALIPLALRGAGFSAASPRRMLVRNVLIYGLGGAALPFVAIKAIDYLLYLLLFVR; encoded by the coding sequence ATGGGAGATGAGAGGGCGCGGTGGGCTACTATGGGGAACCATGTCAGGTTGAGCTGGGGGCACGTCCTCGTGGAGTCCATCCGCAGGCTCAGCCCCGGCTACCTGATCTCCGCCAACCCCATAATGTTCACGGTAGAACTCGGCGCACTTCTACTCGTAGCGCTTCTTGCAGTGCCGGGCGCGGTGCCTCCGCGCATGGAGTTCTTCTACGCGTCAATCGCGGCAATACTGGTTGTGACGGTCTGGTTCTCCACGTTCTCCGAGTCCTTCTCGGAGCTCCAAGCGAAGGCCAGGGTGGACTCCCTCAGGGCGCTGGAGAAGGAGATAATAGCACATCGCGTGACAGACGTTGGAACGGAGGACGTGAGGTCCTCCGTCCTCAGGCCCGGCGACAGGGTGAAGCTATCGCCGGGGGACTTCGTCCCGAGGGATGGCTTCGTGGTCGAGGGCGCGGCGTTCGTGGACGAGTCAATGCTCACCGGCGAATCCGAGCCCGCCTTCAAGTCCAAGGACGATCACGTGCTGGGCGGGACTAAGGTGATCAGTGGTTCCCTAATCGTCGAGATATCGGCCGAGGCCGGGAAGGGATTCGTCGACAGGATGATGGACATGGTCTCGAGCGCCAGGAGGCCCAGGACCCAGAGCGAGATCTCCCTCTCGATACTCTTGGGCGTGCTCTCCATGATATTCATAATAATAGTGGGCTCTCTGTACTTCACGCTCTACTTCATGGGATACAGGCCCGACGTCGCGATGAGCGTGTCGCTGCTGGTCGCCCTCATGCCGACCACCATAGGTGGCCTCCTACCAGCCATAGGGATAGCGGGGGTGTCCCGCCTGGCCAAGGACGGCATAGTGGCGAAGTCCGGGCGCGCCATAGAGGCCTCTGGGGATACGGACGTGGTGATCCTGGACAAGACCGGAACCGTGACCGAGGGAAACAGGAGCGCCGTGGAGTTCGTGCCATTCAACGGATACACGGAGGCTGACGTGGGCGTGGCGTCCTTCATGGCCTCCATGAACGACTCCACGAAGGAGGGCCGGTCGATAGTGGAGCTCGCGGAGTCGAAGGGATACGTGCCGCCCTCCCCCCTGATGGACGAGGTGCTCGTCTCCAGGCGCATCGAGTTCAGCGCCGAGACCCGGTACAGCGGGATAGAGTTCATATGGTCGCGCAAGCCCTACGGCCCGAGGGATTTCCAGAGATTCTCGGGACCCGGCGAGCGGGTCGTCAATCGCCTCCTGGAGATGCGCGTGCGGGGGGAAGGCGCGCGCGTGATAAAGGGCTCGGTGGACGTGATACTGGGGATGGCAAGGCCCGGCAATCCGGGCGACGTGGAGCGCGCCGTGAGGGAGGTCTCGAGCAGGGGCGAGACCCCGCTGCTGGTGGCGGTGAACGACGAGGTGATAGGAATGGTCGTGCTGAAGGATAGGGTGAAGCCCGGGATAAGGGAGCGCCTGAGGGAGCTCAGCGACATGGGCCTCAAGATAGTCATGATAACTGGCGATAATCCGCTGACAGCCAGGGCGATAGCCGAGGACGCCGGCATAAGGAGCGTGATAGCGAGGGCGAGGCCCGAGGACAAGTTGAAGGCCGTCGAGGAGGAGCAGTCCCTGGGACACATAGTGGGCGTGGTGGGCGACGGCACTAATGACGCGCCCGCGCTCGCCAAGGCGGACGTCGGGCTCGCGATGAACAGCGGGACCGCCGCTGCCAAGGACGCGGCGAACATGATAGACCTCGAGTCAGATCCGTCGAGGATAATCAAGGTGATACAGCTCGGCAAGCAGCTGCTGACCACGAGGGGGTCCATAACGACGTTCAGCATAGCGAACGACGTGGCGAAGTACTTCACAATACTTCCCATGATGCTCCTAGCCGTGGATCCGAGGGCGGCCGCGCTGAACGTGCTCCATCTCTACAACCCCGAGACCGCGGTCCTCGCCACCATGATATTCAACGCGATAATAATACCCGCGCTGATACCGCTCGCCCTCAGGGGTGCCGGCTTCAGCGCCGCGTCCCCGCGCAGGATGCTGGTGAGGAACGTGCTGATATACGGGCTTGGGGGTGCTGCGCTGCCCTTCGTCGCGATAAAGGCTATAGACTACCTCCTCTATCTGCTGCTGTTCGTCAGGTGA
- a CDS encoding potassium-transporting ATPase subunit KdpA, whose translation MSLELYAVQLISLMSLSISAAYALSRPLARLISPPSGSRLLSIVDAVPRRVIGRAYVEEMSWRRYLASLLALNGVVLALDALLLALQPALGGPRLSPDLIFNIASSFVTNTDLQHYAGSMLTTYSQALVITYTMFVAPASGLAASFAFIRGFTRRTDSLGNFYADFTRSIITVLLPLSFISALLLILMGVPQTLQTQVIVGALQGGHHIIRLGPVASLESIKLLGNNGGGYYSANSASPLENPSGISNFYESFLMLLLPLSIPLAFGRIAGTKRGASILGAMLAGMGVLLGMALLGGAVIGVEPRLGAFGTLLFNTVSMATNTGATASSLLAMSPLAVSSFLMAMFVQAVPGAIGVGFMYMMIFVVITLFILGLMVGKTPEIMGMKISPRDVKISAAAFLVHPLAILIPLVLAFAAGQAQHLLGTPGPLQFTEVLYEFTSAAANNGSDYLGVAANSPFWNYLTGIVMLVGRFVPLALMMALAGSFAGKDRRRMPEPVETQGLLFAVLLLGMTFLLTILTFFPFLILGPFSI comes from the coding sequence TTGTCGCTCGAGCTCTACGCAGTCCAGCTCATATCACTGATGTCGTTGTCCATCTCGGCAGCCTACGCGCTGAGCCGCCCGCTCGCGAGGCTGATATCACCTCCCTCTGGATCCCGGCTACTCTCAATAGTTGACGCGGTTCCCAGGCGCGTGATAGGGAGGGCATACGTCGAGGAAATGAGCTGGCGCAGATACCTCGCGTCGCTCCTAGCCTTGAACGGCGTAGTCCTCGCGCTGGACGCGCTGCTCCTCGCGCTGCAACCGGCTCTCGGAGGGCCGCGCCTCTCCCCCGATCTAATATTCAACATAGCCTCATCATTCGTGACCAACACCGATCTGCAACACTACGCGGGAAGCATGCTCACCACTTACTCACAGGCGCTCGTCATAACCTACACGATGTTCGTGGCGCCGGCCTCCGGGCTGGCCGCATCGTTCGCGTTCATACGGGGTTTCACTAGGAGGACTGACTCCCTGGGTAACTTCTACGCCGACTTCACCAGATCGATAATCACCGTGCTCCTCCCCCTTTCATTCATATCTGCCCTACTCCTGATTCTGATGGGAGTCCCCCAGACCCTCCAGACGCAGGTCATCGTCGGGGCCCTGCAGGGAGGACATCACATCATCCGCCTCGGGCCCGTCGCATCGCTGGAGTCGATAAAGCTCCTGGGCAACAACGGCGGCGGTTATTACTCGGCCAACTCGGCCTCACCCCTCGAGAACCCGAGCGGGATCTCGAACTTCTACGAGTCGTTCCTGATGCTCCTCCTGCCGCTCTCCATACCCCTGGCGTTCGGAAGGATCGCCGGCACCAAGCGCGGCGCCTCCATACTGGGAGCAATGCTCGCCGGCATGGGCGTTCTCCTCGGAATGGCGCTGCTGGGGGGCGCGGTCATCGGCGTGGAGCCTCGGCTGGGCGCGTTCGGCACGCTTCTCTTCAACACCGTGTCGATGGCGACGAACACCGGGGCGACTGCCTCCAGTCTCCTCGCCATGTCACCGCTGGCGGTGTCCTCGTTTCTGATGGCCATGTTCGTCCAGGCAGTGCCAGGGGCCATCGGGGTCGGCTTCATGTACATGATGATCTTCGTAGTGATAACTCTCTTCATACTCGGTCTGATGGTCGGGAAGACGCCCGAGATAATGGGCATGAAGATATCACCGCGCGACGTGAAGATTTCGGCCGCCGCTTTCCTCGTGCATCCGCTGGCCATACTGATCCCTCTCGTCCTGGCGTTCGCCGCAGGTCAGGCGCAGCACCTCCTGGGCACTCCCGGTCCACTCCAGTTCACGGAGGTCCTCTACGAGTTCACCTCAGCGGCCGCGAACAACGGCTCGGACTACCTGGGGGTAGCCGCCAACTCGCCGTTCTGGAACTACCTGACCGGAATAGTGATGCTGGTCGGCCGGTTCGTGCCGCTCGCGCTCATGATGGCGCTCGCGGGCTCGTTCGCGGGCAAGGATCGGCGCAGGATGCCTGAACCCGTTGAGACGCAGGGCCTACTATTCGCGGTGCTCCTCCTGGGAATGACGTTCCTGCTGACGATATTGACGTTCTTCCCGTTCCTCATACTCGGGCCGTTCTCCATATGA
- a CDS encoding CBS domain-containing protein encodes MTSKSPGTSWLSELLSRRVEELAYRDFPVVGESSTVVEAAELMRERNQGAAVVRFSDGSLGIVTERDVLYKVVARGLDPRTTRVREIASRPLESVEEGTSMEEALSKMASKRVRRLGVVGKDGRLVGVLTVERILGPDGAAILPIPEVPAGYICPFCGSVFRTKEELSKHIDKVHIGLGLLEGNTSKW; translated from the coding sequence GTGACATCCAAATCACCGGGCACCAGCTGGTTATCTGAGCTCCTGTCCAGACGCGTGGAGGAGCTGGCGTACCGGGATTTTCCCGTAGTGGGGGAATCGTCGACGGTCGTGGAGGCCGCTGAGCTGATGCGTGAACGCAATCAGGGCGCGGCAGTCGTGAGGTTCTCCGATGGATCGCTGGGCATAGTGACGGAGAGGGACGTGCTCTACAAGGTGGTGGCGCGCGGGCTTGATCCGCGCACGACCCGCGTGAGGGAGATAGCATCTAGGCCGCTGGAATCCGTGGAGGAGGGCACCAGCATGGAGGAGGCGCTCTCCAAGATGGCATCCAAGCGGGTGAGAAGGCTGGGCGTCGTGGGTAAGGACGGCAGGCTGGTGGGGGTCCTGACTGTGGAGAGGATTCTTGGCCCAGATGGCGCAGCCATACTTCCCATACCAGAGGTACCTGCAGGCTACATATGCCCGTTCTGCGGTAGCGTCTTCCGCACGAAGGAGGAGCTATCGAAGCATATAGACAAGGTGCACATAGGGCTGGGGCTCCTAGAGGGGAATACGTCCAAGTGGTGA
- a CDS encoding TatD family hydrolase, with translation MVNQDVAAELPAADNHAHANPVKGLGAREISRRFRESGGSLIIFVALPSWSLGLTPGSRDDLRKAYLIVVRSVQEAVEEGLLSAAILGLHPAEVYELMRAGRSPDEVLEFGRFSVDLAADMVDKGLAVGYGEYGRPHWNADPLVVEICDRITLMALEAARDHGGVVHVHSERAGPDTVARMHSMATSVGLDPSKIVLHHALPIAIGPASSRGMTASIPAGRKGELEEAIGSGPRFVVESDFMDDPERPGAVITPWGLSRRIHRLLRSGVMSQQFYMDTLKIYIKLYGMDPTSGFRGTS, from the coding sequence GTGGTGAATCAGGACGTGGCCGCGGAACTCCCGGCCGCGGACAACCATGCACATGCGAATCCCGTTAAGGGACTCGGCGCGCGCGAGATCTCCAGGAGGTTCAGGGAGTCCGGCGGATCCCTGATAATCTTCGTGGCACTGCCATCGTGGTCGCTGGGACTCACTCCGGGATCGAGGGATGACCTGAGGAAGGCCTACTTGATCGTGGTCAGATCGGTCCAGGAGGCAGTGGAGGAGGGACTGCTGAGTGCCGCCATACTGGGACTTCACCCAGCCGAGGTCTACGAGTTGATGAGGGCTGGCCGCAGTCCTGATGAGGTGCTGGAGTTCGGCAGGTTCAGCGTGGACCTGGCCGCGGACATGGTGGACAAGGGCTTGGCCGTGGGATATGGCGAGTACGGCAGGCCCCACTGGAATGCAGATCCGTTAGTAGTGGAGATCTGCGACAGGATAACGCTGATGGCGCTGGAGGCCGCGAGGGATCATGGCGGCGTTGTGCACGTGCACTCAGAGAGGGCCGGGCCGGATACCGTGGCCAGGATGCACTCCATGGCGACGTCAGTCGGACTGGATCCATCCAAGATAGTGCTGCATCACGCGCTTCCCATAGCCATAGGACCTGCGTCATCCCGCGGCATGACCGCGAGCATACCAGCTGGAAGGAAGGGCGAGCTCGAGGAGGCGATCGGCAGCGGACCTCGCTTCGTGGTGGAGAGCGATTTCATGGACGACCCGGAGAGGCCCGGCGCGGTCATAACGCCATGGGGACTCTCGAGGAGGATCCATCGTCTTCTGCGCTCCGGCGTCATGAGTCAGCAGTTCTACATGGATACTTTAAAAATATATATAAAACTATATGGAATGGATCCTACCTCGGGCTTCAGAGGAACTTCCTGA
- a CDS encoding superoxide dismutase, with amino-acid sequence MTFKKYELPPLPYKLDALEPYISKDIVDVHYNGHHKGYVNGANGLLDRLDKVISGGLAQGQYDVQGILRGLTFNINGHKLHALYWNSMAPSGKGGGKPGGSIGDLISKQYGSFERFKQVMTESANSLPGTGWTALYYDQETGNLQIMTIENHFMNHIGELPIVLIVDEFEHAYYLQYKNKRADYVEAWWNLVNWDFADQRLRKFL; translated from the coding sequence ATGACCTTCAAGAAATACGAGCTTCCACCGCTTCCCTACAAGCTGGATGCGCTGGAGCCGTATATAAGTAAGGACATAGTAGACGTGCACTACAACGGCCACCACAAGGGATACGTCAACGGCGCTAACGGACTCCTCGACAGGCTCGATAAAGTCATAAGCGGCGGGCTGGCGCAGGGCCAGTACGACGTGCAGGGCATACTGAGAGGGCTGACCTTCAACATAAACGGCCACAAGCTGCACGCCCTGTACTGGAACTCGATGGCGCCCTCCGGAAAGGGCGGGGGAAAACCCGGCGGATCGATCGGTGATCTGATATCGAAGCAGTATGGATCGTTCGAGCGCTTCAAGCAGGTGATGACGGAGTCGGCGAACTCCCTCCCGGGCACTGGATGGACTGCCCTCTACTACGACCAGGAGACGGGGAATCTCCAGATAATGACAATAGAGAATCACTTCATGAACCACATAGGGGAACTTCCGATAGTGCTGATAGTCGACGAGTTCGAGCACGCGTATTATCTACAGTACAAGAACAAGCGGGCCGACTACGTTGAGGCCTGGTGGAACCTGGTGAACTGGGACTTCGCCGACCAGCGGCTCAGGAAGTTCCTCTGA
- a CDS encoding metal-dependent transcriptional regulator, which translates to MPASPAPRGKRREDYLRTIYELQRSRGSVRVKDVSGALGVSMPTALEELRELDREGLVKYRRGSVSLAEEAEQFAASLDRKRRILIEFLEKVLGADAEEAEQEACYLEHFLSDGLLERMERVVDFATECGDEFSELMDRVWSHSTGEGCAQRRPDGGRADARGSASRRSSS; encoded by the coding sequence GTGCCGGCGAGCCCAGCCCCCAGGGGCAAGAGGAGGGAGGACTACCTGAGGACCATCTACGAGCTGCAGAGGTCCCGGGGATCCGTGAGGGTGAAGGACGTGAGCGGTGCCCTCGGCGTCTCCATGCCCACGGCGCTGGAGGAGCTGAGGGAGCTCGACCGCGAGGGCCTCGTCAAGTACAGGAGGGGATCCGTGTCGCTGGCGGAGGAGGCCGAGCAGTTCGCCGCGTCGCTCGACCGCAAGAGGAGGATACTCATCGAATTTTTGGAGAAGGTGCTGGGCGCGGATGCGGAGGAGGCCGAGCAGGAGGCCTGCTACCTGGAGCACTTCCTCAGCGACGGGCTCCTTGAACGCATGGAGCGCGTGGTGGACTTCGCGACGGAGTGCGGCGACGAGTTCTCGGAGCTCATGGACCGCGTGTGGTCACACAGCACGGGCGAGGGCTGCGCCCAGCGCCGTCCAGACGGAGGACGCGCTGATGCACGGGGCAGCGCTTCACGGCGATCATCGAGCTAA
- the sufC gene encoding Fe-S cluster assembly ATPase SufC — MLEIDGISVDVLKDGNGRRVLEGVSLSVKPGKVHALMGPNGSGKSTLLYAVAGHPGYRMAAGRVTMDGEDLSTMSPEERALKGILLGFQNPVELPGVRLSALLLVSYNKRNGGGRTMLEVRDPKFISKMRETARSLGLDPEFLNREVNVGFSGGERKRAELLQAVLLRPKYLLLDEPDSGLDVDGVRTVAQAVKDLAAAGAGVLLVTHYTRILHHVVPDEVTLLVDGRIAGRGGPELAESIERNGYASLRGRS; from the coding sequence ATGCTTGAGATCGATGGGATATCAGTCGACGTGCTGAAGGATGGCAACGGTAGGCGCGTGCTGGAGGGTGTATCGCTCTCCGTTAAGCCGGGGAAGGTCCACGCGCTCATGGGCCCAAACGGAAGCGGAAAATCGACCCTGCTCTACGCGGTTGCGGGGCACCCCGGATACAGGATGGCGGCGGGCCGTGTGACGATGGACGGCGAGGACCTGTCGACAATGTCCCCCGAGGAGAGGGCGTTGAAGGGTATCCTGCTGGGATTCCAGAACCCGGTCGAGCTGCCTGGTGTCAGGCTCTCGGCCCTCCTGCTGGTGTCCTACAACAAGAGGAACGGCGGAGGACGCACCATGTTGGAGGTTCGCGATCCGAAGTTCATCTCCAAGATGAGGGAGACCGCGAGATCGCTTGGGCTGGACCCGGAATTCCTGAACAGGGAGGTCAACGTGGGATTCAGCGGGGGCGAGAGGAAGAGGGCAGAGCTGTTGCAGGCCGTCCTCCTGAGGCCGAAGTACCTGCTGCTGGATGAACCGGACAGTGGGCTGGACGTGGACGGAGTGAGGACCGTGGCGCAGGCCGTGAAGGACCTGGCCGCGGCGGGAGCGGGCGTGCTCCTCGTGACGCACTACACGAGGATACTTCACCACGTGGTTCCGGACGAGGTGACGCTCCTCGTGGATGGCAGGATCGCTGGCCGCGGCGGACCCGAGCTCGCGGAGTCCATCGAGAGGAACGGATACGCTTCGCTGAGGGGGAGGTCCTGA
- the sufB gene encoding Fe-S cluster assembly protein SufB encodes MSNEGLSDVLGYRTSEELLGPEGTYSKSTVLRGRISRELVEEISHMKKEPEWMLRLRLRALESFERLPMPAWLSGIDELDLDEISTYVKPEVGSVGSWDEMPEDIRRYYEKLGIPELESRFLSGLTTVFDSENVYSRMKDYLEGLGVILLPMEEAVQRYPDLVKEHFSRVFPASDHKFAALHTALWSGGAFVYVPKGVKVPQSIEAYFIIGGSLEGQFEHTLIVADEGSELSFIEGCSAPMLKKYSFHDGMVEIHALRGSKVKFITVQNWSRNVINFNNKRALAEEDATVEWVEGSIGSKITYTYPSTILRGRGSRTSNVVVGLANGPYVKDTGSKVIHAAPDTRSSIVSKSISNAGGVNVYRGLVRMLKGATNSFSHTECSSLIMDEESKAHTYPHVQLEEPTASASHEATTSRLTDDQLFYLRSRGLSESEAKSLIVLGFLQGIMQDLPIEYVSVLTKVIQVEFSEVGGLG; translated from the coding sequence TTGAGCAACGAGGGACTGTCGGACGTCCTGGGCTACAGGACCTCGGAGGAGCTGCTGGGCCCGGAGGGCACGTACTCCAAGAGCACCGTGCTCAGGGGGAGGATAAGCAGGGAGCTCGTGGAGGAGATATCGCACATGAAGAAGGAGCCGGAGTGGATGCTCAGGCTCAGGCTGAGGGCGCTCGAGAGCTTCGAGAGGCTCCCGATGCCGGCGTGGCTCTCCGGAATAGACGAGCTGGACCTCGACGAGATCTCGACTTATGTGAAGCCCGAGGTCGGGAGCGTCGGCTCCTGGGACGAGATGCCGGAGGATATACGCAGGTACTACGAGAAGCTCGGGATACCGGAGCTTGAGTCCAGGTTCCTCTCGGGGCTCACCACGGTATTCGACAGCGAGAACGTGTACTCAAGGATGAAGGACTACCTGGAGGGCCTGGGCGTCATACTGCTCCCCATGGAGGAGGCAGTCCAGAGGTACCCGGACCTGGTGAAGGAGCACTTCTCGCGCGTATTCCCGGCGTCCGACCACAAGTTCGCGGCCCTCCACACGGCGCTCTGGAGCGGCGGCGCGTTCGTCTACGTGCCCAAGGGGGTCAAGGTCCCGCAGTCCATCGAGGCCTACTTCATAATAGGGGGATCGCTCGAGGGACAGTTCGAGCACACACTCATAGTGGCGGACGAGGGGAGCGAGCTGAGCTTCATAGAGGGATGCTCCGCGCCGATGCTGAAGAAGTACAGCTTCCACGATGGGATGGTGGAGATACATGCCCTGAGGGGCTCTAAGGTGAAGTTCATAACGGTCCAGAACTGGAGCAGGAACGTCATCAACTTCAACAATAAGAGGGCGCTCGCGGAGGAGGATGCGACAGTTGAGTGGGTCGAGGGGAGCATCGGCAGCAAGATAACCTACACGTATCCATCGACGATACTGCGGGGACGGGGCTCGAGGACCAGCAACGTGGTAGTGGGGCTGGCGAACGGACCTTACGTGAAGGACACTGGCTCGAAGGTGATACATGCCGCCCCCGACACGAGGAGCTCCATAGTCTCCAAGAGCATAAGCAATGCCGGTGGCGTGAACGTGTACAGGGGGCTCGTCAGGATGCTGAAGGGCGCCACGAACAGCTTCAGCCACACGGAGTGCAGCTCGCTGATAATGGACGAGGAGAGCAAGGCCCACACGTATCCACACGTGCAGCTGGAGGAGCCCACGGCGAGTGCGTCGCATGAGGCGACCACGAGCAGGCTCACGGACGATCAGCTGTTCTACCTGAGGAGCAGGGGGCTGAGCGAGTCGGAGGCAAAGAGCCTGATAGTGCTCGGGTTCCTCCAGGGGATAATGCAGGACCTGCCGATAGAGTACGTCAGCGTCCTGACCAAGGTTATACAGGTTGAGTTCTCGGAGGTGGGCGGACTCGGCTGA
- a CDS encoding SufB/SufD family protein: MSSRRWADSAEPSALEGLAYQRMSDSPTLKHYTDWGAYEPFLAHMSRCAEDGFSYELGGDVGDGGTQMGALLPPDESKIVAAHYAALGGSRSLLVSGRATISLVPRDAGCGHAASRHSTITVAPGASLDLKVMVGAGSGQLDLSFVELVLGAGSAANVLVYLRPSADAPSASGLRAALGDGSRLNYLLMGSGSSMHHQDDRVVLGKSSRLRAGAFLASSNGMRIDRFLGIDHLGDDSSSSATSMGVALEGGYTVVRGIVRITESAVRSRTEFTAGVALMGEGSRGYAVPMLEVHTGEVLEAKHHSFEAKPNADQLFYLRSRGLSESEAKSLIISGMATAQLDAVEGKLSEEASSLLSDLMSRVGLEASLVPRI; the protein is encoded by the coding sequence TTGAGTTCTCGGAGGTGGGCGGACTCGGCTGAGCCTTCGGCGCTCGAGGGACTCGCGTACCAGCGCATGTCGGACTCGCCGACGCTGAAGCACTACACGGACTGGGGGGCATACGAGCCTTTCCTGGCGCACATGTCACGGTGCGCGGAGGATGGCTTCTCCTATGAGCTGGGCGGGGACGTCGGGGACGGCGGAACTCAGATGGGCGCGCTCCTGCCGCCCGATGAGTCAAAGATAGTGGCAGCGCACTACGCGGCGCTCGGTGGGTCGAGGTCCCTCCTGGTCAGCGGCAGGGCGACGATCTCGCTCGTTCCCCGCGACGCGGGCTGTGGTCACGCCGCGTCCAGGCACTCGACCATAACGGTCGCGCCGGGGGCATCGCTGGACCTCAAGGTGATGGTGGGCGCCGGGTCCGGCCAGCTGGACCTCTCCTTCGTGGAGCTCGTGCTGGGCGCCGGGTCCGCCGCGAACGTGCTAGTCTATCTGAGGCCGTCCGCTGACGCGCCGTCGGCCTCGGGGCTGAGGGCCGCACTGGGCGATGGATCCAGGTTGAACTACCTACTGATGGGGTCCGGGAGTTCCATGCACCACCAGGACGACCGGGTGGTGCTGGGGAAATCGTCGCGCCTCAGGGCCGGCGCATTCCTGGCATCGTCAAATGGCATGAGGATCGACCGCTTTCTGGGAATAGACCATCTGGGGGATGACAGCTCCAGCTCGGCCACATCGATGGGGGTTGCGCTGGAGGGCGGGTACACCGTGGTGAGGGGAATCGTGAGGATAACGGAGTCCGCCGTGCGCAGCAGAACGGAGTTCACGGCCGGCGTGGCGCTCATGGGGGAGGGGTCCCGCGGATACGCTGTCCCCATGCTGGAGGTGCACACGGGGGAGGTGCTGGAGGCGAAGCACCACTCGTTCGAGGCCAAGCCTAACGCCGATCAGCTGTTCTACCTGAGGAGCAGGGGGCTGAGCGAGTCGGAGGCAAAGAGCCTGATAATATCGGGCATGGCGACGGCCCAGCTGGACGCGGTGGAGGGCAAGCTATCGGAGGAGGCATCGTCGCTCCTGTCGGACCTGATGTCCCGCGTTGGGCTGGAGGCGTCGCTGGTC